Proteins from a single region of Syntrophales bacterium:
- a CDS encoding lysophospholipid acyltransferase family protein, whose protein sequence is MNPTRPTIPRRSACRSLIDLLVTLLLWVYFLAGTLILPFYGLVRLFSNDREASFQGMNSRFYRGFFRLVQWLIPGLSLRIGEDVRTLRSAVIVSNHLSFLDPILLISLFDRQKTIVRSDFFNYPIFGWVLKTAGYLPSSANGDRFSTLLIQRVEDMDRYLATGGNLFIFPEGTRSRSGRRRPFSRGAFRIAARCRAPLGVVRITNTHLLFPPDRFLFRTGIREPVSVELLALLHPDWDAPDFSLNELMARVQALYDEREQRDGERDPSPAAGPGGKPSGGEAGTP, encoded by the coding sequence ATGAATCCGACGCGACCCACGATCCCCCGCCGCTCAGCATGCAGGTCGCTGATCGATCTCCTGGTGACGCTCCTCCTCTGGGTCTATTTCCTGGCGGGAACGCTGATCCTGCCGTTCTATGGTCTGGTGCGCCTGTTCTCGAACGACCGGGAGGCGTCCTTCCAGGGGATGAACAGCCGTTTCTACCGGGGATTCTTCCGGCTCGTCCAATGGCTGATCCCCGGGCTTTCCCTCCGGATCGGAGAGGACGTCCGGACGCTGCGCTCGGCGGTCATTGTCTCGAACCACCTGTCCTTTCTCGATCCGATCCTGCTGATCTCCCTTTTCGACCGACAGAAGACCATCGTCCGGAGCGATTTTTTCAACTATCCGATCTTCGGCTGGGTCCTGAAGACGGCGGGATACCTCCCCTCCTCGGCAAACGGGGACCGTTTCTCGACCCTGCTGATCCAGCGTGTGGAAGACATGGATCGCTATCTTGCCACGGGGGGCAATCTCTTCATCTTTCCCGAGGGGACGAGAAGCCGGAGCGGTCGCCGCCGGCCCTTCAGCCGGGGTGCCTTCCGCATCGCCGCCCGCTGCCGGGCGCCCCTCGGCGTGGTCCGGATCACGAATACCCACCTGCTGTTTCCGCCGGACCGGTTTCTTTTTCGAACGGGCATCCGGGAGCCGGTGTCTGTCGAGCTGCTGGCACTTCTGCACCCTGACTGGGATGCACCGGACTTTTCACTGAACGAGCTGATGGCCCGGGTGCAGGCCCTTTACGATGAGCGGGAGCAACGGGACGGGGAACGGGATCCGTCGCCGGCGGCCGGCCCCGGCGGAAAGCCGTCCGGAGGGGAGGCCGGGACACCGTGA
- a CDS encoding glycerol-3-phosphate acyltransferase — protein MTECLLGAAVVYVAASVNFAILILTVLGKGDPRGRFSGNAGTTNVYRMAGPFWAAVVLLLDVGRAVAAAVLGSMLLPPNQVPWLGLALVAGNRFPCFHGFRGGKGVAAYLGFAGALAPWAAALAAALWLVVFSVVRVPFVASFYMIAALTAGEGLASGASAGAAAAVSATVLLILAGHRRNIREIGKGKKTDASVIESGAG, from the coding sequence GTGACGGAATGCCTGTTGGGGGCGGCCGTCGTCTATGTCGCCGCCTCGGTGAACTTCGCCATCCTCATCCTCACCGTCCTGGGGAAGGGGGATCCACGGGGCCGATTCAGCGGGAATGCGGGAACCACGAACGTATACCGCATGGCCGGCCCCTTCTGGGCGGCGGTGGTCCTGCTTCTGGACGTGGGACGGGCCGTGGCAGCAGCGGTCCTGGGCTCGATGCTTTTGCCTCCGAATCAGGTCCCCTGGCTGGGCCTGGCACTGGTGGCGGGAAACCGTTTCCCCTGTTTCCATGGCTTCCGGGGCGGAAAGGGTGTGGCCGCCTACCTGGGTTTCGCGGGGGCCCTGGCCCCGTGGGCGGCGGCCCTGGCGGCGGCGCTGTGGCTGGTTGTCTTCTCGGTCGTCCGGGTGCCCTTCGTGGCCTCCTTCTACATGATCGCCGCCCTCACGGCTGGAGAGGGACTGGCTTCCGGGGCGTCAGCAGGCGCCGCCGCAGCGGTGTCGGCGACGGTCCTTTTGATTCTGGCGGGCCACCGGCGGAACATCCGGGAGATCGGGAAGGGGAAGAAGACGGATGCCTCCGTGATCGAATCGGGGGCCGGATGA